The stretch of DNA AAACCAAGCGGAATATAGCTATAGTGCATGATGCTCCCTAAGGCGGGTGGGGGAACCCATGTTAAAAAAGAGCCATATCAGGAAAGGCGAACAGGGGGCTGCCTATATATTCATCATCGTGATGATGGGTGCTCTGGTGGCCTTCCTTGTTCCCGCTTTTTCGACATTCAGTTTAAGTGATCTGCGATCGGCGGAACGGCAGAAATACCGTACCCAAGCCTACTTTGTCGCTCGGGCTGGAGCGGAGGCGTTGTCTCAATTTATCATCAACACTCCTCTCCGGGCTAGCGAGATAATCGATAAGGGGGTTTCTGCTCCAGTCTATTTTGGAGAGGGTCATTTTCAAGTCCAGGCTTTCCGCCAGGAAGAAAACGACCGAACCCGAATTATTGTTCACTCGGAAGGTAACGTCAAGGAAGTCATCCAATCTACAAGGGTGGTTTTGGTAGAACAGGAGCAACCTACCTCACTACCCGGTCCTCTTCCCGAGTTTGACTTGGCCGTCTTTTCCAACAGTAATTTTAATCTCGGGGGCAGTTCCCAGATAGTGGGCTCAGCAGGCACCAACTCAGTTGTGGATAATAGTGTCGTCTTTGGATGGTCCACGCAAGTAGAAGGGAATTTTTACGTTGGGCCAGGTGCCTTGTTTGCTAATGTCATATCTAAACCACGGCATCGGAATATCGGAAATATCATAACTGGATCGCGGGGAAACCTCGCAGCTATTCGTAACTACTCTATGCCTGTATTTCCAGAGTTTCCTGATTTGCCTGGACGAGTTGACTTCGTTACCGACTGGGTTCCGGGAGAAAACTATAGTATCGATCAGGATGGTTCTTATGAGTTAATCCGGGTTACCGGAAACCGAAGGTTAAGAGTCGATGTGGGTGATGGAGACCGAAGGTTAAGAGTCAGAAATTTGGATATTTCGCAAGGCCACATAGAACTTATTGGGAAAGGAAAGTTATTCCTCTATGTCGAAGAGAGTTTCAACCTGGGAGGAGACAGCACGGTCAATCACACCGGGGTGCCAGGTGATGTAATCATGTTTTACCGGGGTTCGGCCAGATTGCGCCCCGCCGGTAATACCAGGTTTGTTGGTTCGATCTTTGCAGAAAAAGCAAATATCGATATTAGGGGTTCGGCGGGCATCACCGGGCATATTATTACCGGAGGCTCGGAGGTGACGGTGACTGGTGATGTAACGGCTAATGTCCGGGTACTTTATGCCCCCCAAGCTACTGTTTCCCTGACTGGCAGCGCAATGGTCAGGGGAGCGATTGTATCGAATATTTTTAACGCTACAGGCGCTGCCAGTGTCATCTACGATCAATCGATTGCAAGCTCGTTCCCGGAATTAGTCGATGAATTGGGTGAAAAAGAAATATCCTATCACGTAGAGATGTGGATGGCCGGAACATTAAGAGAATGAACAAATTTCCTTTATTGACCGATTCAAAACAAGGTAGCGGTTTCGTCCTCCTGGAGGTCGTTATGGCTCTGGCTTTCCTCGGCTTAGCCATGCTAACGATCTCTTCCCTGTTTATCCGGAATTACCGTACCGTTGCCACGGCCGGTGCTATGAGTGAAGTCCTTTTTACGGCACGTAAACAGATGGAAATGGAAATCAGTAACCCCCCTACCGATCCTCCGCCAACCATTTTACCTATTACCTTTGGTCAAGGTGTGAATGAGGTCAGTATCGAGGTCAAGGGTAACCTCCTCACCGTTCAGGAAAGTACGAATATTTATCATCGCAGAAAAGATACCGGAGGCGCTGGTAGCACTGAGGGGTTTCCCACGCGGGAAATCAAATTGAAAACCTTTATTTATTCCGGTCCATAGGAGTAGGTATGAAGATCTTGTCCCGGGGGAAATCGGCCAGCGATTATGGTTTTACGCTCATCGAATTGTTGCTTGCCCTCACTCTTCTCGTCTTTTTCTTGGGGGGCGCTTTTGCTTTCAACCTGTTCGGATTGCGCACCTTCGCCGCCGGTGAAATGCAGACTGACGTTCATCAGGTTCTACGCCGAACAGCGGAAAGGATCACCAATGAATTACGCTATGCCACTCATATCGAACTACATAGTCAAGTTGCCACCGTACCTGATGGTTATCTCATTATTGATAGCTCTTCGCTGGCTAACCATTCCAACAACTTGAGCTTCTCGTTTGTATTTCCCCCCGGCGAAAACCAAGTTATGGAATTTACCATCAAAGCCGAAAACATTTCTACCGCAGCAAGAATACAAACCAGAGTTTACGAAATCTCGTCTTCCGTTTTTCTAAACAACAACCCGGCAGTAGTAAAACACAATTGTAACGGAGCCCTGGGCCCCTGCACCGTCGTTGGCTATTTACTTCCTCCAACACTGTAAATAAAACTGATTCTACTGCAATAAGTAATTTTGCTGCAAAAGAACGAAGGAAGCCTGGGACTAAGCTGCCTAAATCAGCCGCCGAAATCACCGCATTTTCGCAGCAAAAAGGCCAAGGATGGCCTTTTCAGTAGCACTGTAACCAGACGTGGTCATTGATGCGTGCCAGAAAATGCCAGATGAGGCGGGGCTAAGGGCAACGGGGCCTTGCTGAAATGAGTTTTTGCAGCAAAATCAAAATTGTGATCGGTGATCATCGTTCTCTTCTTTCAGGTTGTGTTTCTGAGCACCAAATTTGGCTTGCTAATTCTCACTTTGTTTTCATCCGACATTTTGCCGTTTTTTCTCGTATATTCTATATGGTCAAATAGTATGCTGGTAGCCATTTTCCCCATGTTTATTTTCTCAAAGCTCACAGTCGTTAGTCCAACGATTTTTGACAATCTCGTGTTATCACAACCAACGACCGCCATCTCTTGCGGTATCTTGATGCCCAATTCCTGTATCGCCTCGATAACTCCAAAGGCGACAAAATCCGAATAAGCAAAAATAGCCGTAACGTCCTTTGTCATATTTAAAAGGTCCAACGTTGCCTTTTTTCCTTCCTCAAGCATGCTATTTGTGTAAAAAATAAGAGTGGGATCGACCGGAATGCCACTGCGTTCCAGGGCTTTATTGTAGCCTTCCAGTCGATCCTCGGTACATGAAGTCCCTGGTGAACCGGCTATATGGGCAATCTTCTTATGCCCTTTTTTCACTAAGTGTGATGTGGCCATATATCCAGCATGATAGTCATCAAAAATAACTCTGCTGCCTCCGTAGGTTTTAAGGTATCGGGCTAAAAAAGTGATAGGTATACCGGCGCTTTTGATGATGTCAATATTCAGATCGCTTTTTTCGACAGGGATGACAATCATACCGGCAATTCTTTGTTCCATCAACAAGAACATGGCTCTTTTTTCTTCTTCATGATTTTCATGGCTGTTGCAAAAGATAACGCTGTAGTGGTTCTCCCGGCATGCAACCTCTATTCCCTTGAGTGCTTCAGCGTAAAAAGGGTTTTCGATATCGGAAAATATTACTCCGATAACGTTTGAATATCGCCTTTTCAGGCTTGAGGCAAGGGAGTTCTTTGAATATGAACAAGTGTTTAAATAGGAAACTATTGCCTTCCGCGCTTTTAGACTGACCTTCCCTTTATTGTTGATTACTCTCCATACCGTCGTCCGGGAAACACCGGTCATGCTGGCTATTTGTTCCATGGTTAAATGATTAGTCGGTATATTCATAGCGAACTCCATGCTTGGAATGTTTCGAAAACGATAGCCAAAAAGGTAACTATGCTACGCTACTTTTATACCTCAGAATTATAGCCGGAGACAATAGCTTTCCCGGTATTTTTTACCTATACCGTTTTCCTGTATGGCTGAGTTCGTTCTTTATTAATCGTTTGGAGTAAACACCACCTTGAGCGTTTTGCTGGCGTCAAAGAGTTGGAAAGCCTCACCGACAGCTTTTTCCTCCAGTGGGTAACGGTGAGACACGATGCCTTCGGCCAGATCGTTGCCTACCTTGTCCACGATAAAACTTGCGATATCTTCCCATTCTGCCAAATTAAAATACCAGGACCCGACGTAGCTCAGTTTCTTCCGAATGAGTTGTTCGCTGGGGTTGATGGCAATCATTCGTTGGCCAGGTTCACCAATCTGGGAAACAATACCATGTCGGCGAGTTATGTCCAAAAGGTTGTTAATGGCCTTTTCCGACGCAGAGCAATCAACACTCTTATCTACCCCCCCCGGAAAGGTATTTTTGACAAACTCAAGCGGGTCAGTCGTGTTTGGGTTGAGAGTGTATTGTGCCCCTAACTCTTTCGCCTTAGCCAACCTCTCTTCAACGGGATCAATCGCCAATACTGTTGCGCCCATTCCCACCGCCGATAAGACACCGCTCAGTCCCATAGGACCTAAGCCAGCGATGGCGACAACGTCGTCTCCGCAAACATTCATCGCCTTCATTGTTGAGTAGAGATTGCCGATCGCATCGGTAGCCACAGCTCCGGTGACAAAGCTCATTCTTTCAGGCATGAGTAGACAAGACCGCTCGGCGATGAGGATGTAGTCTGCGTCACCACCGTGCATGGTAAAACCCAATACTTCCATATCTTTTACACAGAGATTTGGCTCTCCCCCTCTACAGTAGCGGCAATAACCACACCCCACGAAAGCGATCATGGCCACCCTGTCACCCTCTTTCAGGTTTTTAACGCAAGGTCCCACTTTGGACACGACCCCACACGGTTCGTGTCCAACAATAAATGTCCCCGGCGGATATCCCGGGATCAACGGGTTTCCGTGATAGATGCTCAAATCGCTTGCACACAGCGCTGAGGCTTTGACCTGAACAAGCACCTCGTCTGCCTTGGGATCGGGAATATCCCATTCCTTGATGTGCGCTTCTTTATTGCCTGGTAGATAAATGCCTGTTATCTTCATGTAAACCCTCCTTTTTTATAGAATGTCAATCCTAAGGTAATAAATTACCCATTCGATCATACGCGCCCGATAACCTCGGCACACCGTTATGTATCCCCTCTATGACCGCGATATTCGCCCGCGAGGCAAAAACCTGGTTTCGAAAACCGTATATCACGGTGTTTCCCACTGCCACTTTATCCCCTTGTCCTAAAACAAGAGATCCGTAATAATCAATAAAACCGGCTGGTTCAGCAAGAATTTGTTGGTGAAGAATGGTATCCGGATCATCGCCCACGAGAGCATACATATAGTGACGGTGATACATGGGTGTCCAAAAACCAAGAGGAGCGTCTGCTCCCATGAGACCCCCACCGTAGGCGTATGCTTTACTTCCGAATATATGAGATACCTCACTGACATAGACCCAGGCCGGTAATTCAGGTAAGTCATCAAAGGCATGCCCTGGTGTTGTCCCGGTAAATCCATGGCCGGGTTCCCCATGGGTTGCGCCCATGTCCGCCAATGTCTGGAATAAAGTCGTGGAAGTATCTCCTGGTGTATTGATCTGCTCAATATTTAGATTGAACTCATTACGCAATCGAGATGCAACCCGTTGCAGGGTGGATAGATTCGGGGTCGGTTCGTCTTTCCTGGATTGAATATTAAAGCGAAAGCAGGGAAAAGAAGTCAAGCCAACCACATGAACGTTTTTCAGGTTGGCAAGAGTGCGCGTTGTTTCCGAAATGTCTGATTCCAATATTCCTCCTTCCTGGAAGGGATAGAAAAAATCCCCCTGGCCAACAACCCGAACCAGTATTTTCTGAGTAACACCCAACCTCCGGGCTTCTTGGTCTATCTCTTGAGCCTTCGCTATACTGAAAACAGTGATGATTTCTGGTTTAACCTCACGGAGGATATAACCTATTTCATGCTTAGGCACTTGCACGAGGTGACCGACATGCCCAACCGGAATGTCGTTCCGATGTAAGCATCGCGCATCTTCCATGTCCACTGCAACGGCACTTTTAAAACCCGCCTTCATTATTGCTCGACAGACCAAAGGGTTACGACCGAACTGTTTGGTCATGAAATAGTTTTCCAGACCAAGCCGGTCGGCCTCTTTCTTCATGAGCCGGGCATTATCGGTGAGCGTGTCCAAATCGATGACCGTCGTATTCGCCTTGATCAAACCCAATTGGTGAAATTCAGCCGCGATCTGAATAAGTTTAGGATTCCGCCGAATATGTAGCGCAAGAAAGTCCACAACCCACCTCCTCACTTCGTAAGCAAATCTACCCCCCACAAGAGGAGATGTGGCTTCCTCAACTCCCCTGTCCTCGTGACTGAAAAGCCCTCACAGACAAGGCCGCAAGCAGAATGAGACCCATAAATATGTCTCTATAGGCCGGTTCCAACCCCAATAGGGTTACCCCGTTGGTTATGACTACCAGGACAAAGCAAGCCAAGGTAGTCCGGTATACCGAACCGGTGCCTCCGGTCAGCAATGCCCCTCCCAGTATCGGTGCCGCTATGGCGGGCATGAAATACCCTTGGCCCATGAAAGGTCTGGCAGAGAGAGCCCGGCCGGCCAAGATCAATCCGGCAAGCCCGGCCAAGATACTACACAGACAAAAAAGTATTAATTTAACTCTTTTGGTTGGGATGCCCAGCAGTCGGGCGGCCCGCTCGTTCCCTCCCGTAGCGTAAATCCACCGTCCAAACTTGGTCATGCTGGCCGTGATCGCCGCAACCGCCACCACCAGGATCATCCAATACGCTGAAGAAGATACCCCTCCCAGCAGGCGGCCATAAAATAGCTGGGGCAGCAAACTATCCTGGAGTAAGACAGCCCGGTAATTACAGATGATCAAGACCAGTCCCTGCACCCCCGACATCGTAGCGAGAGTGACCAGGAATGAGGGAATGCCAATTCTGGTTACAAATAACCCGTTGACCAGGCCCACCCCCCAGGTGGCCAGTAAACTAAAAAAAATCAAATAAAAGGGGTTCGCGGGACTGCTGACCGCGG from Atribacteraceae bacterium encodes:
- a CDS encoding prepilin-type N-terminal cleavage/methylation domain-containing protein; translated protein: MKILSRGKSASDYGFTLIELLLALTLLVFFLGGAFAFNLFGLRTFAAGEMQTDVHQVLRRTAERITNELRYATHIELHSQVATVPDGYLIIDSSSLANHSNNLSFSFVFPPGENQVMEFTIKAENISTAARIQTRVYEISSSVFLNNNPAVVKHNCNGALGPCTVVGYLLPPTL
- a CDS encoding LacI family DNA-binding transcriptional regulator, translated to MNIPTNHLTMEQIASMTGVSRTTVWRVINNKGKVSLKARKAIVSYLNTCSYSKNSLASSLKRRYSNVIGVIFSDIENPFYAEALKGIEVACRENHYSVIFCNSHENHEEEKRAMFLLMEQRIAGMIVIPVEKSDLNIDIIKSAGIPITFLARYLKTYGGSRVIFDDYHAGYMATSHLVKKGHKKIAHIAGSPGTSCTEDRLEGYNKALERSGIPVDPTLIFYTNSMLEEGKKATLDLLNMTKDVTAIFAYSDFVAFGVIEAIQELGIKIPQEMAVVGCDNTRLSKIVGLTTVSFEKINMGKMATSILFDHIEYTRKNGKMSDENKVRISKPNLVLRNTT
- a CDS encoding alcohol dehydrogenase catalytic domain-containing protein, which encodes MKITGIYLPGNKEAHIKEWDIPDPKADEVLVQVKASALCASDLSIYHGNPLIPGYPPGTFIVGHEPCGVVSKVGPCVKNLKEGDRVAMIAFVGCGYCRYCRGGEPNLCVKDMEVLGFTMHGGDADYILIAERSCLLMPERMSFVTGAVATDAIGNLYSTMKAMNVCGDDVVAIAGLGPMGLSGVLSAVGMGATVLAIDPVEERLAKAKELGAQYTLNPNTTDPLEFVKNTFPGGVDKSVDCSASEKAINNLLDITRRHGIVSQIGEPGQRMIAINPSEQLIRKKLSYVGSWYFNLAEWEDIASFIVDKVGNDLAEGIVSHRYPLEEKAVGEAFQLFDASKTLKVVFTPND
- a CDS encoding alanine racemase, which translates into the protein MDFLALHIRRNPKLIQIAAEFHQLGLIKANTTVIDLDTLTDNARLMKKEADRLGLENYFMTKQFGRNPLVCRAIMKAGFKSAVAVDMEDARCLHRNDIPVGHVGHLVQVPKHEIGYILREVKPEIITVFSIAKAQEIDQEARRLGVTQKILVRVVGQGDFFYPFQEGGILESDISETTRTLANLKNVHVVGLTSFPCFRFNIQSRKDEPTPNLSTLQRVASRLRNEFNLNIEQINTPGDTSTTLFQTLADMGATHGEPGHGFTGTTPGHAFDDLPELPAWVYVSEVSHIFGSKAYAYGGGLMGADAPLGFWTPMYHRHYMYALVGDDPDTILHQQILAEPAGFIDYYGSLVLGQGDKVAVGNTVIYGFRNQVFASRANIAVIEGIHNGVPRLSGAYDRMGNLLP
- a CDS encoding ABC transporter permease translates to MDKRSIKQAIFHIDTLVLFIATIGLIILFNYLTPHFLTTSNFRVLVETMAILTIIAVGVHFLLVAGEIDISFVSVLELAAAVAAVSSPANPFYLIFFSLLATWGVGLVNGLFVTRIGIPSFLVTLATMSGVQGLVLIICNYRAVLLQDSLLPQLFYGRLLGGVSSSAYWMILVVAVAAITASMTKFGRWIYATGGNERAARLLGIPTKRVKLILFCLCSILAGLAGLILAGRALSARPFMGQGYFMPAIAAPILGGALLTGGTGSVYRTTLACFVLVVITNGVTLLGLEPAYRDIFMGLILLAALSVRAFQSRGQGS